One Arcobacter sp. FWKO B genomic window, GATGACTCGTTATTTGCTGATAGCTTGATTGATTTTTTAAACGAATCAGACTTTGATATTCATTTAGCAGTCAATGTTGAAGAAGCACTTTCATTATCATATAAAAAGAACTATGATTTATATATATTTGATATCAATCTTCCAGATGGAAATGGCTTAAATTTGCTTAAAAATTTAAGAACAAGTGATGATAAGACTCCAACAATATTTTTAACATCCTACAAAGACAAAGAGACTATTTATGAAGGCTTTAGTTGTGGATGTGATGACTTTTTAAAAAAACCTGTTGATTTAGATGAACTCCTTTTTAGAATAGATGCTATACTAAAACGAGTTGGTAAAACAAAAGAAAAGATAAAAATAGGGAGTGATTTTGAATATGATTTATATACAAAAACACTTTTAAACAATACACAAATAGTACCACTTACGCAAAAAACTTCAA contains:
- a CDS encoding response regulator transcription factor, giving the protein MVKLNILLLEDDSLFADSLIDFLNESDFDIHLAVNVEEALSLSYKKNYDLYIFDINLPDGNGLNLLKNLRTSDDKTPTIFLTSYKDKETIYEGFSCGCDDFLKKPVDLDELLFRIDAILKRVGKTKEKIKIGSDFEYDLYTKTLLNNTQIVPLTQKTSTLLEILVQARGTIVTKEMIISKLWSIEEEYSEGSIRVYINQLKKILGNDIIKNQKGIGYIFEN